In a genomic window of Platichthys flesus chromosome 24, fPlaFle2.1, whole genome shotgun sequence:
- the cct7 gene encoding T-complex protein 1 subunit eta gives MMPTPVILLKEGTDSSQGIPQLISNINACQVISEAVRTTLGPRGMDKLMVDGRGKATISNDGATILKLLDVVHPAAKTLVDIARSQDAEVGDGTTSVTLLAAEFLKQLKPYVEEGLHPQTIIRAFRTATNLAVNKIKEIAVPVKKDDKQEQRHLLEKCAATAMNSKLIAGQKDFFSKMVVDAVMSLDVLLSLKMIGIKKVQGGGLADSHLVDGVAFKKTFSYAGFEMQPKNYENPKIALLNVELELKAEKENAEVRVKNVEDYQAIVDAEWNILYDKLEKIHLSGAKVVLSKLPIGDVATQYFADRDLFCAGRVQEEDLKRTMMACGGSIQTSVSSMTDDVLGQCDIFEEVQIGGERYNIFKGCPKAKTCTIILRGGAEQFTEETERSLHDAIMIVRRAIKNDSVVAGGGAIEMELSKYLRDYSRTIPGKQQLLIGAYAKALEIIPRQLCDNAGFDATNILNKLRAKHAQGGMWYGVDINNEDIADNFVACVWEPSIVRINALTAASEAACLILSVDETIKNPRSSMDGPPGGGRGRGRGRPHAH, from the exons ATGATG CCCACACCTGTTATCCTGCTGAAGGAGGGGACAGACTCTTCTCAGGGCATTCCCCAGCTCATCAGTAACATCAATGCCTGCCAG GTCATTTCTGAGGCTGTCAGGACCACCCTGGGGCCCAGAGGGATGGACAAACTGATGGTTGATGGCAGAG gaaaGGCCACAATCTCTAACGATGGTGCCACCATCCTGAAACTGCTGGACGTGGTTCACCCTGCTGCCAAGACCCTGGTAGACATTGCCCGCTCCCAGGATGCTGAG GTAGGAGACGGCACCACCTCCGTCACTCTCCTGGCTGCTGAGTTCCTGAAGCAGTTGAAGCCGTACGTTGAGGAGGGCCTCCACCCTCAGACCATTATCAGAGCGTTCCGCACCGCCACCAACCTCGCTGTTAACAAGATCAAGGAGATCGCTGTCCCTGTGAAGAAAGACGATAAGCA agAGCAGAGGCACTTGTTGGAGAAGTGTGCAGCCACAGCCATGAACTCCAAGCTCATTGCTGGTCAGAAGGACTTCTTCTCCAAGATGGTGGTGGACGCCGTCATGTCTCTGGATGTGCTGCTGTCTCTCAAGATGATTGGCATCAAGAAGGTCCAGGGAGGAGGCCTCGCG GATTCCCATTTGGTGGATGGGGTTGCGTTCAAGAAGACATTCTCCTATGCTGGGTTTGAGATGCAGCCCAAAAACTACGAGAATCCAAAGATCGCTTTGCTCAatgtggagctggagctgaaggcAGAGAAGGAGAACGCCGAAGTCCGTGTGAAGAATGTGGAG GACTACCAGGCCATTGTGGATGCAGAGTGGAACATCCTGTACGACAAACTGGAGAAGATCCATCTGTCAGGAGCCAAGGTGGTTTTGTCAAAGTTGCCGATTGGTGATGTGGCCACTCAGTACTTTGCTGACAGAGACCTGTTCTGTGCTGGCAGAGTGCAGGAGGAGGATCTGAAGAGGACCATGATG GCATGCGGGGGCTCCATTCAGACCTCAGTTAGCAGCATGACGGACGATGTCCTGGGACAGTGTGACATCTTTGAGGAGGTCCAGATTGGAGGAGAGAG GTATAACATCTTCAAAGGATGCCCAAAGGCGAAGACTTGCACCATCATCCTGAGGGGCGGAGCGGAACAGttcacagaggagacagagagatctCTGCACGATGCCATCATGATCGTACGCAGAGCCATCAAG AACGACTCCGTTGTTGCGGGTGGAGGAGCCATTGAGATGGAGTTGTCAAAGTACCTGCGGGATTATTCCAGGACCATCCCTGGAAAACAGCAGCTGTTGATCGGCGCGTACGCCAAGGCCCTGGAGATCATCCCCAGGCAGCTCTGTGACAACGCCGGCTTTGACGCCACCAACATCCTGAACAAACTGCGGGCCAAACACGCACAG GGTGGCATGTGGTACGGCGTGGACATCAACAACGAGGACATAGCAGACAACTTTGTGGCCTGTGTCTG
- the krcp gene encoding kelch repeat-containing protein codes for MDEFGVYAVFGVNGPPQRLLSASGSCRVCAAVPPSVHQVVLFSSGPWGERLGVNVELNDADRFPITMGKLTPYNRCLSWEQREEETWTDSVTLNISLEGGNVTKADWSEPELILAVKEYTPKETTAPLAARELNGKRKRGCVAEEDSHKSKVVEREQEEENVCPNGATEKTTPVRKARGQSKVGQKLFSCGGEVAKTKAAANVAGEAQGIVGRTPPQSAARRKSRQAKTPTQTAVLVSPSGRWGQTLCPIDTQTAILIGGQGARMQFCKDPMWKLCTEDLSWVAAETLAEGPTPEARSGHTAVYDPDSKRIFVFGGSKNKKWFNDVHILDTQSWKWTMVEAQGKVPPLAYHSCSMFRGELFVLGGVFPCPNPEPDGCSDSLYIFDPNLSIWYQPIVTGDKPSPRSGHSACVMQERKIYVFGGWDTPVCYNDMYMLDLGLMEFSKVKTTGKAPSPRSWHGSAVLSDTKFLIHGGYNGNNALSDTFIFDIDTNSWTEVTLPQMSVPRAGASLITMDTASRFSEEDKDMDVGVVGRTLLVFGGGDNEGHFFSDLSTVAVEELLGAV; via the exons ATGGACGAATTCGGAGTTTACGCGGTTTTCGGAGTGAACGGTCCGCCTCAAAGGCTGCTGAG TGCCAGTGGCTCGTGCAGGGTGTGCGCTGCAGTTCCGCCAAGTGTCCATCAGGTGGTGCTGTTCAGCAGCGGGCCCTGGGGTGAGAGGCTGGGCGTGAACGTGGAGCTGAACGACGCAGATCGTTTCCCCATCACCATGGGTAAACTGACCCCTTACAACAG GTGTCTGTCGtgggagcagagggaagaggagacatGGACAGATAGCGTCACCCTGAACATCTCTTTGGAGGGAGGAAATGTG acAAAAGCAGACTGGTCAGAACCAGAACTCATCCTGGCTGTGAAAGAATACACACCAAAG GAAACCACAGCTCCCCTCGCAGCCCGAGAGCTCAACGGCAAACGGAAAAGAGGATGTGTGGCAGAGGAAGACAGCCATAAGAGTAAGGTGGTGGAgagggaacaggaggaggagaatgtgtGTCCAAACGGTGCCACGGAGAAGACAACACCGGTACGAAAAGCCAGAGGGCAGAGCAAAGTGGGGCAGAAGCTGTTCAGCTGTGGAGGAGAAGTAGCAAAGACGAAGGCGGCAG CTAATGTAGCGGGAGAGGCGCAGGGGATTGTGGGTAGGACGCCTCCTCAGAGCGCAGCCAGGAGGAAGAGTAGGCAGGCCAAGACTCCCACACAGACTG CCGTGCTAGTGAGCCCGTCAGGCAGATGGGGCCAGACTCTGTGTCCCATCGACACTCAGACAGCAATCCTGATTGGAGGACAGGGAGCCAGGATGCAGTTCTGCAAAGATCCCATGTGGAAGCTCTGCACAG AGGACTTGTCCTGGGTGGCAGCGGAGACTCTGGCCGAGGGTCCGACCCCTGAGGCCCGGAGTGGCCACACAGCCGTCTACGACCCCGACTCAAAGCGGATCTTTGTGTTTGGAGGCTCTAAAAACAAGAAATGGTTTAACGATGTTCACATCCTGGACACCCAGAGCTGGAAGTGGACTATGGtcgag gCTCAGGGTAAGGTTCCCCCTCTGGCCTACCACAGCTGCAGTATGTTTCGGGGTGAACTCTTTGTGCTGGGCGGGGTGTTTCCTTGTCCAAACCCGGAGCCTGACGGCTGCAGTGACTCCCTGTACATCTTTGATCCCAACCTCTCCATCTGGTACCAGCCCATAGTGACAGGCGACAAACCCTCCCCTCGCTCAGG ACACTCTGCGTGTGTTATGCAGGAGAGGAAGATCTATGTGTTTGGTGGATGGGACACTCCTGTGTGCTACAATGACATGTATATGTTGGACCTtg GTCTGATGGAGTTTTCTAAGGTGAAAACAACTGGGAAAGCCCCTTCTCCTCGCAG ctgGCATGGCAGTGCTGTGCTTTCAGACACAAAGTTTCTGATCCACGGTGGATACAACGGAAACAACGCTCTCAGTGACACCTTCATCTTCGATATAG acaCCAACAGCTGGACAGAGGTGACGCTCCCTCAGATGTCCGTCCCCAGGGCGGGGGCCTCCCTCATCACCATGGATACAGCCAGCCGCTTCTCAGAGGAGGACAAAGACATGGACGTGGGCGTCGTCGGCAGAACTCTGCTGGTGTTTGGAGGCGGAGACAACGAGGGCCACTTCTTCTCAGACCTGTCGACCGTTGCCGTGGAGGAACTGCTTGGTGCTGTTTAA